The following coding sequences lie in one Mesorhizobium sp. DCY119 genomic window:
- a CDS encoding DUF680 domain-containing protein: MKKTALALAAVLALSGSAFATDFAATLQYPVAAPRLDAVASKPAKALDYSSTGSIKQKNVKSSAQPSGAAAAQPKAKAK; this comes from the coding sequence ATGAAGAAGACAGCTCTCGCTCTGGCCGCGGTTCTCGCCCTTTCGGGCAGCGCCTTCGCCACTGATTTCGCCGCTACCCTGCAATATCCGGTCGCTGCTCCGCGCCTCGACGCGGTTGCGAGCAAGCCTGCCAAGGCCCTCGATTATTCCTCGACGGGATCGATCAAGCAAAAGAACGTCAAGAGCTCGGCCCAGCCATCGGGTGCTGCGGCGGCACAGCCGAAGGCCAAGGCCAAGTAA
- a CDS encoding aspartate-semialdehyde dehydrogenase, translating to MGFKVAIVGATGNVGREMLNILEERGFPVDEVVALASRRSLGTEVSFGDRTLKVKVLDTYDFSDTDLCIMSAGGNVSKEWSPKIGKQGCVVIDNSSAFRYDQDVPLIVPEVNPDAISGFTKKNIIANPNCSTAQLVVALKPLHDKARIKRVVVATYQSVSGAGKEGMDELFTQTRAVFVADPVEAKKFTKRIAFNVIPHIDVFLDDGFTKEEWKMVAETKKMLDPKIKLTATCVRVPVFIGHSEAVNIEFEDPITADEAREILRDAPGCLVIDKREDGGYATPIDSAGEDATYISRIREDSTVDNGLAMWIVSDNLRKGAALNAVQIAELLVERGLITPKKQAA from the coding sequence ATGGGTTTCAAGGTTGCGATCGTTGGTGCCACGGGCAATGTGGGCCGCGAAATGCTCAATATCCTCGAAGAACGCGGCTTTCCGGTCGACGAGGTCGTCGCACTCGCTTCGCGCCGTTCGCTCGGCACCGAAGTGTCGTTCGGCGACCGCACGCTGAAGGTCAAGGTGCTCGACACCTACGACTTTTCCGACACCGATCTCTGCATCATGTCGGCCGGCGGCAACGTCTCGAAGGAATGGTCGCCGAAGATCGGCAAGCAGGGCTGCGTCGTCATCGATAATTCCTCGGCCTTCCGCTACGATCAGGACGTGCCGCTGATCGTGCCGGAAGTGAATCCGGACGCAATTTCCGGCTTCACCAAGAAGAACATAATCGCCAACCCGAACTGCTCGACCGCCCAGCTCGTCGTGGCGCTGAAGCCGCTGCACGACAAGGCCCGGATCAAGCGCGTCGTGGTGGCGACCTATCAGTCGGTTTCCGGAGCCGGCAAGGAAGGCATGGACGAGCTGTTCACGCAGACGCGTGCGGTGTTCGTCGCCGACCCGGTCGAGGCCAAGAAGTTCACCAAGCGCATCGCCTTCAACGTCATTCCGCATATCGACGTTTTCCTGGATGACGGCTTCACCAAGGAAGAGTGGAAGATGGTCGCCGAGACCAAGAAGATGCTCGACCCCAAGATCAAGCTGACCGCAACCTGCGTGCGCGTGCCTGTCTTCATCGGCCATTCGGAAGCCGTCAACATCGAGTTCGAAGACCCGATCACCGCCGACGAAGCCCGCGAGATCCTGCGCGATGCACCGGGCTGTCTCGTCATCGACAAGCGCGAGGACGGCGGTTACGCCACGCCGATCGATTCGGCCGGCGAGGATGCCACCTACATCTCGCGCATCCGCGAGGATTCGACCGTCGACAACGGCCTTGCCATGTGGATCGTCTCCGACAACCTGCGCAAGGGCGCGGCGCTCAACGCCGTGCAGATCGCCGAGCTGCTGGTCGAGCGGGGCTTGATCACGCCGAAGAAGCAGGCGGCTTGA
- a CDS encoding RidA family protein, with protein sequence MRKLISTGSPFEKTAGYSRAVVQGDWCFVSGTTGYDYATMTMPDSVEDQTRNCLKTIAKALEDGGFSLADVVRAHYYITDPVFADIVFPILGEAFGEIRPAATMIACQLNKPEMKIEIEVTALRRSS encoded by the coding sequence ATGCGCAAACTGATTTCCACCGGCTCGCCTTTCGAAAAGACCGCCGGCTATTCGCGGGCGGTGGTGCAGGGCGACTGGTGTTTTGTCTCGGGCACGACCGGCTACGACTACGCCACCATGACCATGCCGGACAGCGTCGAGGACCAGACCCGCAATTGCCTGAAAACCATCGCCAAGGCGCTCGAAGACGGTGGCTTCTCGCTCGCTGATGTCGTGCGGGCGCATTACTACATCACCGATCCGGTTTTCGCCGACATCGTCTTTCCGATCCTTGGCGAAGCTTTCGGCGAGATCAGGCCGGCAGCGACAATGATTGCCTGCCAGCTGAACAAGCCGGAAATGAAGATCGAGATCGAAGTGACGGCGCTCAGGCGTTCTTCTTGA
- a CDS encoding TetR/AcrR family transcriptional regulator, which produces MTEHTPINAQSRRERQKAELRAELLAAAHALVKEEGYDGLTIRKLAKRVGYATMSVYSYFADKHEILLALAEDAYRNLAQRMEQDTPADPMAALHKMMKEYTLFALDNPNEYRTVFMTGDHNHPLGASEEEIRQIKEQNPAMQILLKRVQACIDAGIFRGDVHAISTLLWSYGHGTVSLLITFPHYPFGDREAFLRTSMDVALAGLMSREIGALTLPEERC; this is translated from the coding sequence ATGACCGAACACACGCCGATCAATGCCCAGAGCCGGCGCGAGCGCCAGAAGGCGGAATTGCGCGCGGAGCTTCTGGCGGCCGCGCATGCGCTGGTGAAGGAGGAGGGCTATGATGGCCTGACCATTCGCAAGCTTGCCAAGCGGGTCGGCTACGCGACGATGTCGGTCTATTCCTATTTCGCCGACAAGCACGAAATCCTGCTGGCGCTTGCCGAAGATGCCTATAGGAACCTGGCCCAGCGCATGGAGCAGGACACGCCTGCCGATCCGATGGCTGCCCTCCACAAGATGATGAAGGAATACACGCTCTTCGCGCTCGACAATCCCAACGAGTACCGGACCGTGTTCATGACCGGCGACCACAACCATCCTCTCGGGGCGAGCGAGGAGGAGATCCGGCAGATCAAGGAGCAGAATCCCGCCATGCAGATCCTGCTCAAGCGGGTCCAGGCCTGCATCGACGCAGGCATCTTCAGGGGCGATGTGCATGCCATCTCCACCCTGCTGTGGAGCTACGGGCACGGTACCGTGTCGCTGCTCATCACCTTCCCGCACTATCCCTTCGGCGACCGGGAGGCTTTTCTGCGGACCTCCATGGATGTGGCGCTGGCCGGGCTGATGTCGCGTGAGATCGGCGCCCTGACGCTGCCGGAAGAGCGCTGCTAG
- the leuB gene encoding 3-isopropylmalate dehydrogenase, with protein sequence MASRKLLLLAGDGIGPEAMAEVRKLIAAMNEKLGTGFETEEGLVGGCAYDAHGQAISDADMAKAMAADAVLFGAVGGPKWDAVPYEVRPEAGLLRLRKDMELFANLRPAICYPALAASSSLKPEVVEGLDILIVRELTGGVYFGEPKEIIDLGNGQKRGIDTQVYDTFEIERISGVAFELARTRQNRVTSMEKRNVMKSGVLWNEVVTATHKAKYSDVKLDHMLADAGGMQLVRWPKQFDVIVTDNLFGDMLSDVAAMLTGSLGMLPSASLGAPDALTGKRKALYEPVHGSAPDIAGQGIANPIAMIASFAMCLRYSFNMVAEADRLEAAIAAVLDEGLRTKDIMSEGKTEVGTTAMGDAIVAKFFA encoded by the coding sequence ATGGCATCGCGCAAGCTTCTCCTTCTCGCCGGCGACGGCATCGGTCCCGAGGCAATGGCCGAGGTTCGCAAGCTCATTGCGGCGATGAACGAGAAACTCGGCACCGGCTTCGAGACCGAAGAAGGCCTGGTCGGCGGCTGCGCCTATGATGCCCATGGTCAGGCGATTTCGGATGCCGACATGGCAAAGGCGATGGCGGCTGACGCGGTGCTGTTCGGCGCCGTCGGCGGGCCGAAGTGGGATGCCGTGCCTTACGAGGTTCGCCCCGAAGCCGGCCTGCTGCGCCTGCGCAAGGACATGGAGCTTTTCGCCAATCTGCGCCCGGCCATCTGCTATCCGGCACTTGCAGCATCGTCTTCGCTGAAGCCGGAAGTCGTCGAAGGCCTCGACATCCTCATCGTGCGCGAGCTGACCGGCGGCGTCTATTTCGGCGAGCCCAAGGAGATCATCGATCTCGGCAACGGCCAGAAGCGCGGCATCGACACGCAGGTCTACGACACATTCGAGATCGAGCGCATTTCGGGCGTCGCCTTCGAGCTGGCCCGCACCCGGCAGAACCGTGTCACCTCGATGGAAAAGCGCAACGTCATGAAGTCGGGCGTCTTGTGGAACGAGGTGGTGACCGCCACCCACAAGGCCAAATATTCCGACGTCAAGCTCGACCACATGCTGGCCGATGCCGGCGGCATGCAGCTGGTGCGCTGGCCCAAGCAGTTCGACGTCATCGTCACCGACAATCTGTTCGGCGACATGCTGTCTGACGTTGCCGCCATGCTCACCGGTTCGCTCGGCATGCTGCCTTCGGCCTCGCTCGGCGCACCCGATGCGCTCACCGGCAAGCGCAAGGCGCTCTACGAGCCGGTGCATGGCTCGGCCCCGGACATTGCCGGGCAGGGCATCGCCAACCCGATCGCCATGATCGCCTCGTTTGCCATGTGCCTGCGCTATTCCTTCAACATGGTGGCCGAGGCCGACCGTCTCGAAGCGGCGATCGCGGCGGTGCTGGACGAGGGCCTGCGCACCAAGGACATCATGTCCGAAGGCAAGACCGAAGTCGGCACCACGGCGATGGGCGATGCGATCGTGGCAAAGTTCTTCGCCTAG